The following are from one region of the Flavimobilis soli genome:
- the coxB gene encoding cytochrome c oxidase subunit II: MHSHTSPSRQQRGILRRLSAPALAATVVLLVSGCSEETQRGFLPGYSDGPVTNHTDRITSLWVGSWITLLLVGLITWGLMLWCAIAYRKRKNDHTLPIQTRYHVPLEMMYTVIPLVMVGVFFFYTQRDMTEIRSLDAEPDVTIQVIGKQWSWDINYLDDDVHLDGQHAKDVSALGGDTSLDGQPGTDVSLPTLYLPVGEQVELVLDSRDVIHSFWVPAFLDKLDMIPGRTNHMQLIPERIGYYAGKCAELCGEHHSGMLFNVAVVSRADYDAHMDELRAAGKTGALGLDLNRQQDAANLTQSEEQH; the protein is encoded by the coding sequence TTGCACTCGCACACTTCACCCAGTCGTCAGCAGCGCGGCATCCTCCGGCGGCTGAGCGCTCCCGCGCTCGCCGCCACGGTCGTCCTGCTCGTCTCCGGCTGCTCCGAGGAGACCCAGCGCGGCTTCCTGCCCGGGTACTCGGACGGCCCCGTGACGAACCACACCGACCGCATCACGTCGCTGTGGGTCGGCTCGTGGATCACGCTCCTCCTGGTCGGTCTCATCACGTGGGGCCTCATGCTCTGGTGCGCGATCGCCTACCGGAAGCGGAAGAACGACCACACGCTGCCGATCCAGACGCGCTACCACGTGCCGCTCGAGATGATGTACACGGTCATCCCGCTCGTCATGGTCGGCGTGTTCTTCTTCTACACGCAGCGCGACATGACGGAGATCCGTTCGCTCGACGCCGAGCCGGACGTGACGATCCAGGTCATCGGCAAGCAGTGGTCCTGGGACATCAACTACCTCGACGACGACGTCCACCTCGACGGCCAGCACGCCAAGGACGTCTCGGCGCTCGGTGGCGACACGAGCCTCGACGGCCAGCCCGGCACCGACGTCTCCCTGCCGACGCTGTACCTCCCTGTCGGCGAGCAGGTCGAGCTGGTCCTCGACTCCCGCGACGTCATCCACTCGTTCTGGGTGCCCGCGTTCCTCGACAAGCTGGACATGATCCCCGGTCGTACGAACCACATGCAGCTCATCCCCGAGCGCATCGGCTACTACGCCGGCAAGTGCGCCGAGCTCTGCGGTGAGCACCACTCCGGGATGCTCTTCAACGTCGCCGTCGTGTCGCGTGCCGACTACGACGCGCACATGGACGAGCTGCGCGCCGCAGGCAAGACGGGCGCCCTCGGTCTCGACCTGAACCGGCAGCAGGACGCTGCCAACCTCACCCAGTCGGAGGAGCAGCACTGA
- the ctaD gene encoding cytochrome c oxidase subunit I encodes MEAQTITPGLQPTRQTLGRTVVKWVTSTDHKTIGYMYLITSFIFFCIGGLMALVIRAELFEPGISVVQSKEQYNQLFTMHGTIMLLLFATPLFAGFANFIMPLQIGAPDVAFPRLNMFAYWLYLFGGIIAVAGFFTRQGAASFGWFAYAPLSNATFSPGLGGDLWVFGLAMTGFGTILGAVNFITTAITMRAPGMTMFRMPVFSWATLVTSILVLMAFPPLAAALFGLGADRRLGAQIFNPETGGAILWQHLFWFFGHPEVYIIALPFFGIVTEIVPVFSRKPLFGYKGMVYAIIAIAALSVTVWAHHMYVTGAVLLPFFSLMTMLIAVPTGVKFFNWIGTMWRGKLTFETPMLWSMGFLVTFLFGGLTGVILSSPALDFHLSDTYFVVAHFHYVVFGTVVFAMFAGFYFWWPKFTGRMLNEKLGKLHFWTLFVGFHMTFLVQHWLGVAGMPRRYPDYMPEEGFTWMNQVSTVGSFLLAASTLPFLWNVYITWRKAPKVQIDDPWGFGSSLEWATSCPPPRHNFTSLPRIRSERPAFDLHHPEVAAMDHVEGSDNVLDQIYADADRRGENGDLANKMASGEEEPEQSSIKIIDVERPEGDSK; translated from the coding sequence ATGGAAGCCCAGACGATCACCCCCGGGCTCCAGCCGACCCGTCAGACCCTCGGTCGGACGGTCGTCAAGTGGGTCACGTCGACCGACCACAAGACCATCGGGTACATGTACCTGATCACGTCGTTCATCTTCTTCTGCATCGGCGGCCTCATGGCCCTCGTGATCCGCGCGGAGCTGTTCGAGCCCGGCATCTCGGTGGTGCAGAGCAAGGAGCAGTACAACCAGCTCTTCACGATGCACGGCACGATCATGCTGCTGCTGTTCGCGACGCCGCTCTTCGCGGGTTTCGCGAACTTCATCATGCCGCTGCAGATCGGTGCGCCTGACGTCGCGTTCCCGCGACTGAACATGTTCGCGTACTGGCTCTACCTCTTCGGCGGCATCATCGCCGTCGCGGGCTTCTTCACCCGCCAGGGCGCGGCCTCGTTCGGATGGTTCGCGTACGCGCCGCTCTCGAACGCGACGTTCAGCCCAGGGCTCGGTGGAGACCTGTGGGTGTTCGGCCTCGCGATGACCGGTTTCGGCACGATCCTCGGTGCGGTCAACTTCATCACGACCGCCATCACGATGCGTGCCCCGGGCATGACGATGTTCCGCATGCCGGTGTTCTCGTGGGCGACGCTCGTCACGAGCATCCTCGTCCTCATGGCGTTCCCGCCCCTCGCGGCCGCGCTGTTCGGCCTCGGTGCCGACCGCCGCCTCGGCGCGCAGATCTTCAACCCGGAGACCGGTGGCGCGATCCTGTGGCAGCACCTCTTCTGGTTCTTCGGCCACCCCGAGGTGTACATCATCGCGCTGCCGTTCTTCGGCATCGTCACCGAGATCGTCCCGGTCTTCAGCCGCAAGCCGCTCTTCGGCTACAAGGGCATGGTCTACGCGATCATCGCGATCGCCGCGCTGTCCGTCACCGTGTGGGCCCACCACATGTACGTCACGGGCGCCGTGCTCCTCCCGTTCTTCTCGCTCATGACGATGCTCATCGCCGTCCCGACCGGTGTGAAGTTCTTCAACTGGATCGGCACGATGTGGCGAGGGAAGCTCACGTTCGAGACGCCCATGCTCTGGTCGATGGGCTTCCTCGTCACCTTCCTCTTCGGTGGCCTGACGGGCGTCATCCTCTCGAGCCCGGCCCTCGACTTCCACCTGTCCGACACGTACTTCGTGGTCGCGCACTTCCACTACGTGGTGTTCGGCACCGTCGTGTTCGCGATGTTCGCCGGCTTCTACTTCTGGTGGCCGAAGTTCACGGGTCGCATGCTCAACGAGAAGCTCGGCAAGCTGCACTTCTGGACGCTGTTCGTCGGCTTCCACATGACCTTCCTCGTCCAGCACTGGCTGGGTGTCGCGGGCATGCCCCGCCGCTACCCGGACTACATGCCGGAGGAGGGCTTCACCTGGATGAACCAGGTCTCGACGGTCGGCTCCTTCCTCCTGGCCGCCTCGACGCTGCCGTTCCTCTGGAACGTGTACATCACCTGGCGCAAGGCTCCGAAGGTCCAGATCGACGACCCGTGGGGCTTCGGTTCCTCGCTCGAGTGGGCCACCTCCTGCCCGCCGCCGCGCCACAACTTCACGTCGCTGCCGCGCATCCGCTCGGAGCGCCCCGCGTTCGACCTGCACCACCCGGAGGTCGCGGCCATGGATCACGTGGAGGGCAGCGACAACGTCCTCGACCAGATCTACGCCGACGCGGACCGTCGCGGCGAGAACGGCGACCTGGCCAACAAGATGGCATCCGGCGAGGAAGAGCCCGAGCAGTCGTCGATCAAGATCATCGATGTCGAGCGTCCTGAAGGAGACTCCAAGTGA
- a CDS encoding DUF3043 domain-containing protein, translated as MFSKKTRQEPQAAEPAPELDHSAPVNGKKTGPTPKRRDREAANRVPLVPGDRKAAARAERAAMRAQRDLEYKALQTGDERNLPPRDKGPERRFVRDFVDARWNLGELFLFVALAMMVIIMVVGNTANPQLIAFTTLALYAVVLVTILDGFLMWRRLKKALKAKFGENITLKPLRWYAVARAFQIRRARLPKPMVRHGEYPS; from the coding sequence GTGTTCTCGAAGAAGACCCGTCAGGAGCCGCAGGCAGCCGAGCCTGCCCCCGAGCTCGACCACTCGGCCCCGGTGAACGGCAAGAAGACCGGCCCGACGCCCAAGCGTCGCGACCGTGAGGCCGCGAACCGCGTCCCTCTCGTACCCGGAGACCGCAAGGCCGCGGCCCGCGCCGAGCGCGCGGCGATGCGCGCCCAGCGCGACCTCGAGTACAAGGCGCTGCAGACCGGCGACGAGCGCAACCTCCCGCCGCGCGACAAGGGTCCCGAGCGTCGCTTCGTGCGCGACTTCGTCGACGCGCGCTGGAACCTCGGCGAGCTGTTCCTGTTCGTCGCGCTCGCGATGATGGTGATCATCATGGTCGTCGGCAACACCGCGAACCCGCAGCTGATCGCGTTCACGACGCTCGCGCTGTACGCGGTCGTCCTCGTGACGATCCTCGACGGCTTCCTCATGTGGCGCCGCCTGAAGAAGGCGCTCAAGGCGAAGTTCGGCGAGAACATCACGCTCAAGCCGCTGCGCTGGTACGCCGTCGCGCGAGCCTTCCAGATCCGTCGCGCGCGTCTCCCGAAGCCGATGGTCCGGCACGGCGAGTACCCGTCCTGA
- a CDS encoding acyl-CoA thioesterase, which produces MTRTIQLAYATRFPRKPVPGMAPLDESVTRMRVHPGDLDLYRHVNNGVYLQMMDVARINLIADMGIQRALMERGWYPVVAASTMTYKRSLTLGQRFEVRSRVLGWDARCAYLEQRFVRDGEQIARGIVAGRFLSTSGDRLHPEQILELTGHPVESPELPVDVAAWAQAFDVAFRPR; this is translated from the coding sequence ATGACCCGGACGATCCAGCTCGCGTACGCCACCCGCTTCCCCCGGAAGCCCGTCCCCGGGATGGCGCCGCTCGACGAGTCGGTGACGCGCATGCGCGTGCACCCCGGTGACCTCGACCTGTACCGGCACGTCAACAACGGCGTGTACCTGCAGATGATGGACGTCGCGAGGATCAACCTCATCGCCGACATGGGCATCCAGCGCGCCCTGATGGAGCGCGGCTGGTACCCGGTCGTCGCCGCGTCGACCATGACCTACAAGCGTTCGCTCACGCTCGGTCAGCGCTTCGAGGTCCGCAGCCGCGTCCTCGGGTGGGACGCGCGGTGCGCGTACCTCGAGCAGCGTTTCGTGCGCGACGGCGAGCAGATCGCGCGCGGGATCGTCGCCGGACGCTTCCTCAGCACATCTGGCGACCGACTCCACCCCGAGCAGATCCTCGAGCTCACCGGTCACCCGGTCGAGAGCCCGGAGCTCCCCGTCGACGTCGCCGCGTGGGCCCAGGCGTTCGACGTCGCCTTCCGCCCGCGCTGA
- a CDS encoding cysteine desulfurase family protein produces the protein MTQPTIPDAPSGGRPAGRCYLDAGGAAPLHPLAVEALRQASAEGWSSPERLHSEARTAATLLGAARETFASLVGARTEEVHLTPSHVASLHAAVAAVAPARRRVGRGVVASAVERAAVLAAASHVAGDDGVTLVPVDRLGRVDAAAMADAVAQPGVGLACLQHANGEVGTLQPLAEVHEAARAARVPLLVDAGATLGHADVPSSWDVLAADPADWGAPRGIGLLVVRRGVRVAQVGPEDADPWAPGGVNVASAFAAAVALKAVVAAREETAARLSALVDRLRTAVPRLVPDVEVVGDPDARLPHVLTFSCLYVDGEALLTELDRHGFAVGSGSACTSLTLEPSHVLRAMGVLTHGNVRLTLHPGVTGDDVDRFLAVLPGCVARVREQLGVQGL, from the coding sequence GTGACCCAGCCGACCATCCCTGACGCTCCTTCCGGTGGCCGCCCTGCGGGGCGGTGCTACCTCGACGCCGGGGGCGCTGCGCCGCTCCACCCGCTCGCAGTCGAGGCGCTCCGCCAGGCGTCCGCGGAGGGTTGGTCGAGCCCCGAGCGGCTGCACTCCGAGGCGCGCACGGCGGCGACGCTCCTCGGCGCGGCCCGCGAGACGTTCGCGTCGCTCGTCGGCGCCCGCACGGAAGAGGTGCACCTGACGCCGTCGCACGTCGCGTCGCTGCACGCAGCGGTCGCTGCGGTCGCGCCCGCCCGTCGTCGGGTCGGGCGCGGCGTCGTCGCGTCGGCGGTCGAGCGTGCCGCGGTCCTCGCGGCCGCGAGCCACGTCGCGGGTGACGACGGCGTGACGCTCGTCCCCGTCGACCGGCTCGGGCGTGTCGACGCCGCCGCGATGGCCGACGCCGTCGCGCAGCCGGGCGTCGGCCTCGCGTGCCTGCAGCACGCGAACGGCGAGGTCGGCACGCTGCAGCCGCTCGCCGAGGTGCACGAAGCGGCACGTGCCGCACGCGTGCCGCTCCTGGTCGACGCCGGCGCGACGCTCGGGCACGCGGACGTGCCGTCGTCGTGGGACGTGCTCGCCGCTGACCCGGCCGACTGGGGAGCTCCCCGCGGCATCGGCTTGCTCGTCGTGCGGCGCGGTGTGCGCGTCGCGCAGGTCGGGCCGGAGGACGCCGACCCGTGGGCTCCGGGGGGCGTCAACGTCGCGAGCGCGTTCGCGGCCGCCGTGGCGCTCAAGGCGGTCGTGGCCGCACGGGAGGAGACGGCGGCCCGGCTCTCGGCTCTCGTCGACCGCCTGCGGACCGCGGTGCCGCGGCTCGTGCCCGACGTCGAGGTCGTCGGTGACCCCGATGCGCGGCTCCCCCACGTCCTGACGTTCTCGTGCCTCTACGTCGATGGCGAGGCGCTCCTCACCGAGCTCGACCGGCACGGCTTCGCGGTCGGTTCCGGGAGCGCGTGCACGTCCCTCACGCTCGAGCCGAGCCACGTCCTGCGCGCGATGGGCGTGCTGACGCACGGGAACGTGCGCCTCACGCTGCACCCAGGCGTCACGGGGGACGACGTCGACCGCTTCCTCGCCGTCCTGCCCGGGTGCGTGGCCCGCGTGCGCGAGCAGCTGGGGGTGCAGGGCCTGTGA
- a CDS encoding quinone-dependent dihydroorotate dehydrogenase produces MYHLLFEKFFTRLDPETAHHLAYGWIRAAGRTPVLRDVVGAALRAPGQVRAFGRTLPGPLGLAGGFDKDARAVAGLTMLGFAFVEVGTITAYPQPGNEQPRLWRHLDQRALRNRMGFNNAGATVAAEELRKLRSRSWGRRAVVGVNIGKTKVTPAEDAAADYALSASQLARYADYLVVNVSSPNTPGLRDLQSVDSLRPILVAVREAADESVPERHVPLLVKIAPDLADEDVDAVADLVAELGLDGVVAVNTTIAHDLGPGGLSGPPELERGVEVVARLRSRLGGGPTIIGVGGISCPQDAQRYLAAGADLLQAYTALIYHGPFWASRVNKVLSAR; encoded by the coding sequence GTGTACCACCTGCTGTTCGAGAAGTTCTTCACCCGGCTGGACCCCGAGACGGCGCACCATCTCGCGTACGGCTGGATCCGGGCGGCGGGCCGGACGCCGGTACTGCGCGACGTCGTCGGCGCGGCGCTGCGCGCGCCGGGGCAGGTGCGTGCCTTCGGGCGCACGCTGCCCGGGCCGCTCGGTCTCGCCGGTGGCTTCGACAAGGACGCGCGTGCGGTCGCGGGCCTGACGATGCTCGGGTTCGCGTTCGTCGAGGTCGGCACGATCACCGCGTACCCGCAGCCTGGCAACGAGCAGCCGCGTCTGTGGCGCCACCTCGACCAGCGCGCCCTGCGCAACCGCATGGGCTTCAACAACGCCGGCGCGACCGTCGCGGCCGAGGAGCTGCGCAAGCTGCGCTCCCGCTCGTGGGGGCGTCGCGCCGTCGTCGGCGTGAACATCGGCAAGACGAAGGTGACCCCTGCCGAGGACGCGGCCGCGGACTACGCGCTCAGCGCGTCGCAGCTCGCGCGCTACGCGGACTACCTCGTCGTCAACGTCTCCTCGCCCAACACGCCCGGCCTGCGCGACCTGCAGTCCGTCGACTCTCTGCGCCCGATCCTCGTCGCCGTCCGCGAGGCCGCGGACGAGTCCGTGCCTGAGCGGCACGTGCCGCTGCTCGTGAAGATCGCTCCCGACCTCGCGGACGAGGACGTCGACGCGGTGGCCGACCTCGTGGCCGAGCTCGGCCTGGACGGGGTCGTCGCCGTCAACACGACGATCGCGCACGACCTCGGTCCTGGCGGCCTCTCCGGCCCGCCGGAGCTCGAGCGCGGCGTCGAGGTCGTCGCCCGCCTGCGGTCGCGGCTCGGCGGCGGACCGACCATCATCGGCGTCGGCGGCATCTCGTGCCCGCAGGACGCGCAGCGCTACCTCGCGGCGGGCGCGGACCTGCTGCAGGCCTACACGGCGCTCATCTACCACGGCCCGTTCTGGGCGTCGCGCGTCAACAAGGTCCTGAGCGCACGGTGA
- the nadA gene encoding quinolinate synthase NadA, with protein MSTPTIPSAPAFNEPAPSGALLLLGQGVDLDSERGVECTGALPAASDPNLVERARAARAALGDRVFVLGHHYQRDEVIDFADVTGDSFKLAREAAARPDAEYVVFCGVHFMAESADILTSDAQQVVLPDLAAGCSMADMATIDQVEDAWDVLEEIGIADRTVPVTYMNSTAAIKAFTGRRAGTVCTSSNAHVALRWAFDKVGGVEGDGKVLFMPDQHLGRNTALRDLGMKPEDCVVYDPRKPGGGLTPEQLVAARMILWRGHCSVHGRFSPQNVHDIRAAVPGVNVLVHPECKNEVVELADMVGSTEYIIKALDAAEPGSSWAIGTELNLVRRLAAAHPDKNVHYLDSTVCFCSTMNRIDLPHLVWALESLVAGKVVNQIVVDSDDAYWARVALDQMLALPGH; from the coding sequence GTGAGCACGCCGACGATCCCCAGCGCCCCCGCGTTCAACGAGCCCGCCCCGAGCGGTGCCCTGCTCCTGCTCGGACAGGGTGTCGACCTCGACTCCGAGCGAGGCGTCGAGTGCACGGGCGCGCTCCCTGCCGCGAGCGACCCGAACCTCGTCGAGCGGGCGCGCGCCGCCCGCGCCGCCCTCGGCGACCGTGTCTTCGTCCTGGGGCACCACTACCAGCGTGACGAGGTCATCGACTTCGCCGACGTCACCGGTGACTCGTTCAAGCTCGCGCGCGAGGCTGCGGCGCGTCCCGACGCCGAGTACGTGGTGTTCTGCGGCGTGCACTTCATGGCCGAGAGCGCGGACATCCTCACGTCGGACGCGCAGCAGGTCGTCCTGCCCGACCTCGCCGCCGGTTGCTCGATGGCGGACATGGCGACGATCGACCAGGTCGAGGACGCGTGGGACGTCCTCGAGGAGATCGGCATCGCGGACCGCACGGTCCCCGTGACCTACATGAACTCGACCGCAGCCATCAAGGCGTTCACCGGTCGCCGCGCGGGCACGGTCTGCACGTCGTCGAACGCTCACGTCGCGCTCCGCTGGGCCTTCGACAAGGTCGGCGGCGTCGAGGGCGACGGCAAGGTCCTCTTCATGCCGGACCAGCACCTGGGCCGCAACACCGCGCTGCGCGACCTCGGCATGAAGCCCGAGGACTGCGTCGTCTACGACCCGCGCAAGCCGGGCGGCGGCCTCACCCCCGAGCAGCTCGTGGCGGCGCGCATGATCCTGTGGCGCGGGCACTGCTCGGTGCACGGGCGCTTCTCCCCGCAGAATGTGCACGACATCCGTGCCGCGGTCCCCGGGGTCAACGTCCTCGTGCACCCGGAGTGCAAGAACGAGGTCGTCGAGCTCGCGGACATGGTCGGCTCGACGGAGTACATCATCAAGGCGCTCGACGCCGCCGAGCCGGGCTCGTCGTGGGCGATCGGCACCGAGCTCAACCTCGTGCGCCGTCTCGCGGCCGCGCACCCGGACAAGAACGTGCACTACCTCGACTCGACGGTGTGCTTCTGCTCGACGATGAACCGCATCGACCTGCCGCACCTCGTGTGGGCGCTCGAGTCGCTCGTCGCGGGCAAGGTCGTCAACCAGATCGTGGTCGACAGCGACGACGCGTACTGGGCGCGCGTGGCACTCGACCAGATGCTCGCGCTCCCCGGCCACTGA
- the erpA gene encoding iron-sulfur cluster insertion protein ErpA, with the protein MSETTETTTHGVVLTDVAASKVRSLLEQEGRDDLRLRVAVQPGGCSGLIYQLYFDERLLDGDATRDFDGVEVVVDKMSVPYLEGATIDFADTIEKQGFTIDNPNAGSSCACGDSFS; encoded by the coding sequence ATGAGCGAGACCACTGAGACCACCACGCACGGCGTCGTGCTGACCGACGTCGCCGCCTCGAAGGTGCGCAGCCTTCTCGAGCAGGAGGGCCGCGACGACCTGCGTCTTCGGGTCGCCGTGCAGCCTGGCGGCTGCTCGGGGCTGATCTACCAGCTCTACTTCGACGAGCGTCTGCTCGACGGCGACGCGACCCGCGACTTCGACGGTGTCGAGGTCGTCGTCGACAAGATGAGCGTCCCGTACCTCGAGGGCGCCACGATCGACTTCGCCGACACGATCGAGAAGCAGGGCTTCACGATCGACAACCCCAACGCGGGCAGCTCCTGCGCCTGCGGGGACTCCTTCAGCTGA
- a CDS encoding leucyl aminopeptidase: protein MAELTLTGKDPLSLQADALVVAVASTDDGPQVLDVELPAALLASLTSSAKVLGLSGAADEVVRVPSLGAVGAPVLVLTGVGKASTDDAEALRRAAGAALRSLAGAQHVVVALPAATPEQAAAVAEGALLGAYTFTTYQTSGEKTSTAKIDLASTSARSKSTKEAVERAVVVADAVNATRDLVNAAPNDLFPAAFADAAKAAAKGTGAKVTVLDEKALEAGGYGGLINVGKGSARGPRLVKVAYSPARPAARVAIVGKGITFDSGGISIKPAAGMEEMKSDMAGAAAVLHTVLAAARLGGPVAVTGWLCLAENMPSGTAQRPSDVITIRGGKTVEVLNTDAEGRLVLADGLVAATEEKPDVVLDIATLTGAQIVALGNRVSAVMGSDDVREEVLAGARAAGESFWPMPLPEDLRPGLDSKVADLANIGGRPGGMLSAGLFLKEFVGDTPWAHLDIAGPAFNASSAHGYTPVGGTGHGVRTLLAVVEGRA from the coding sequence GTGGCTGAACTGACTCTCACCGGCAAGGATCCCCTCTCCCTCCAGGCTGACGCGCTCGTCGTCGCCGTCGCGAGCACCGACGACGGACCTCAGGTCCTCGACGTCGAGCTCCCCGCGGCGCTCCTGGCGAGCCTGACGTCGTCCGCGAAGGTGCTGGGCCTGTCCGGCGCTGCGGACGAGGTCGTGCGCGTCCCGTCGCTCGGCGCGGTCGGCGCGCCGGTGCTCGTCCTCACGGGTGTCGGCAAGGCGAGCACCGACGATGCCGAGGCGCTGCGTCGCGCGGCCGGCGCGGCCCTGCGCTCGCTCGCGGGCGCGCAGCACGTCGTCGTCGCCCTCCCCGCGGCGACCCCGGAGCAGGCGGCGGCCGTCGCCGAGGGTGCCCTGCTCGGCGCCTACACCTTCACGACGTACCAGACGTCCGGCGAGAAGACGTCGACCGCGAAGATCGACCTCGCCTCGACCTCCGCGCGCTCGAAGTCGACGAAGGAGGCCGTCGAGCGCGCCGTCGTCGTCGCCGACGCGGTCAACGCGACGCGCGACCTCGTCAACGCCGCGCCGAACGACCTGTTCCCCGCAGCGTTCGCGGACGCGGCCAAGGCTGCGGCGAAGGGCACCGGCGCGAAGGTCACCGTCCTCGACGAGAAGGCCCTCGAGGCCGGCGGCTACGGCGGCCTGATCAACGTCGGCAAGGGCTCCGCCCGTGGCCCGCGCCTCGTCAAGGTGGCCTACTCCCCCGCCCGCCCGGCCGCGCGCGTCGCGATCGTCGGCAAGGGCATCACGTTCGACTCGGGCGGCATTTCGATCAAGCCCGCCGCGGGCATGGAGGAGATGAAGTCCGACATGGCCGGCGCCGCCGCCGTCCTGCACACGGTCCTCGCCGCCGCGCGCCTCGGCGGCCCCGTCGCCGTGACCGGCTGGCTCTGCCTCGCCGAGAACATGCCGTCCGGCACCGCCCAGCGCCCGTCGGACGTCATCACCATCCGCGGCGGCAAGACGGTCGAGGTCCTCAACACCGACGCCGAGGGTCGTCTCGTGCTCGCGGACGGCCTCGTCGCCGCGACCGAGGAGAAGCCCGACGTCGTCCTCGACATCGCGACCCTCACGGGCGCGCAGATCGTCGCCCTCGGCAACCGCGTGTCCGCGGTCATGGGGTCCGACGACGTGCGCGAGGAGGTGCTCGCGGGCGCCCGCGCCGCGGGCGAGTCGTTCTGGCCGATGCCGCTGCCCGAGGACCTGCGCCCCGGTCTCGACTCGAAGGTCGCCGACCTCGCCAACATCGGCGGTCGCCCGGGCGGCATGCTGAGCGCCGGCCTGTTCCTCAAGGAGTTCGTCGGGGACACGCCGTGGGCGCACCTCGACATCGCGGGTCCCGCGTTCAACGCGTCGTCGGCGCACGGCTACACGCCGGTCGGCGGCACGGGCCACGGCGTCCGTACGCTCCTCGCGGTCGTCGAGGGACGCGCCTGA
- a CDS encoding glycerate kinase, translating to MQVLVIPSTAWPASAGTTGAQAANAVAQQVARAWSHAVPSADVQPVLLSDGSAGFAETARSHLAEPTADDAALFLETAAVAAGETVAARSRASDASADAVAEHGSSAPVGELLVAALETSARTIVLGAGDALGGDTAWADGGAGMLATLAERLGVPGGSARLTGGAGALAGVDASDLPDLLAVRRALAGRDVVVAQRGDRTLLGLGGLAAGLSRHGVSAATTQRLERSLGDLALAVGRARSGSLVGRELLGASVDVATTSPDHLARSLASTAGAAAGGGVAFMLAALGARVQRAIDVVADLAHLREKVAASDLVVVVAPAIDAAEVHDGVLPTVAQVALDHAVPVAALVGGSEAGRREWSAIGVAGVHETGREDVAWWTHGDEVAERVGRVARTWVL from the coding sequence ATGCAGGTTCTCGTGATCCCCTCGACCGCCTGGCCCGCGTCGGCCGGGACCACGGGCGCCCAGGCCGCCAACGCCGTCGCGCAGCAGGTCGCCCGGGCCTGGTCCCACGCGGTGCCGAGCGCCGACGTGCAGCCGGTCCTGCTGAGCGACGGCTCCGCAGGGTTCGCCGAGACGGCGCGCAGCCACCTCGCCGAGCCGACCGCCGACGACGCCGCGCTGTTCCTCGAGACGGCCGCGGTCGCGGCGGGGGAGACGGTCGCGGCTCGCAGCCGCGCGTCGGACGCGTCCGCCGACGCCGTCGCCGAGCACGGTTCGTCCGCGCCCGTCGGCGAGCTGCTCGTTGCCGCGCTCGAGACGAGCGCCCGCACGATCGTCCTCGGCGCAGGCGACGCCCTCGGTGGCGACACCGCGTGGGCCGACGGCGGCGCCGGCATGCTCGCGACCCTCGCCGAGCGTCTCGGCGTGCCTGGAGGTTCCGCCCGCCTCACCGGGGGAGCGGGAGCCCTCGCGGGGGTCGACGCGTCCGACCTGCCCGACCTCCTCGCCGTGCGCCGCGCCCTCGCCGGTCGCGACGTCGTCGTCGCGCAGCGCGGCGACCGGACGCTCCTCGGCCTCGGCGGCCTCGCCGCCGGCCTGTCCCGCCACGGAGTCTCCGCCGCGACCACCCAGCGGCTCGAGCGCAGCCTCGGCGACCTCGCGCTCGCCGTCGGGCGCGCCCGCTCCGGTTCGCTCGTCGGTCGCGAGCTGCTCGGGGCCTCCGTCGACGTCGCCACGACGTCGCCCGACCACCTCGCGCGCTCCCTCGCCTCGACGGCAGGGGCAGCCGCCGGGGGCGGTGTCGCATTCATGCTGGCTGCGCTCGGCGCGCGCGTGCAGCGCGCGATCGACGTCGTCGCCGACCTCGCGCACCTGCGCGAGAAGGTCGCGGCGAGCGACCTCGTCGTCGTCGTCGCGCCCGCGATCGACGCGGCCGAGGTGCACGACGGGGTCCTGCCGACCGTCGCGCAGGTTGCGCTCGACCATGCCGTCCCCGTCGCCGCGCTCGTCGGTGGCAGCGAGGCAGGGCGGCGCGAGTGGTCCGCGATCGGCGTCGCGGGCGTCCACGAGACCGGGCGCGAGGACGTCGCCTGGTGGACGCACGGTGACGAGGTCGCCGAGCGCGTCGGTCGCGTCGCCCGGACGTGGGTGCTCTGA
- a CDS encoding sulfurtransferase TusA family protein, with protein MTAAPDVDARGLRCPLPVIRLAAAAKELPAGTTVAVLTTDPAASTDVPAWARMRGHVTVADEDHGDHRRIVVELR; from the coding sequence GTGACCGCGGCGCCCGACGTCGACGCCCGTGGCCTGCGCTGCCCGTTGCCCGTGATCCGGCTCGCCGCGGCGGCCAAGGAGCTGCCGGCGGGGACGACGGTCGCGGTCCTCACGACCGACCCCGCGGCCTCGACCGACGTCCCCGCGTGGGCACGCATGCGCGGCCACGTCACCGTCGCGGACGAGGACCACGGGGACCACCGCCGCATCGTCGTCGAGCTGCGCTGA